In Micromonospora purpureochromogenes, a single window of DNA contains:
- a CDS encoding ATP-binding cassette domain-containing protein, whose amino-acid sequence MSAVGEVTRAALRARRAELCRLAGWSVAEALPAGLAGLLTARAVDDGFLAGRPATGLLWLGLLAAAVLVGAVGTNRAYALLGDVVEPFRDDLLRRVVVGALAGATGGRGDDAAVARLTHQVEMVRDTYAGLLMVVRGFLFAAGAAVVGLFSLAAPVALLVTVPVLAGLGLFAAALPAMIARQRQYVLADERLGRVAVTAVAGHRDVTVSGARDRTTRWVGGYVDDQARVERRLATMAATRGLTLAVGGWVPVPVVLLAIPWLVRQGLGPGAVLGALVYVVRGVQPALHTLVQGVAAGGLRFAVTLDRLLRADVPVRPPAPATARVPRQTAPALSLRGVTFRYGPHADPVLDGLDLDVPAGDHLVIVGASGIGKSTLAGLMAGVLSPQAGTVRVGGLPVAGATPAELAGRRVLIPQEAYVFTGTVRENLTYLRPDLPDPAITRAATRLGLTGLVDRLGGYDATLRPADLSAGERQQLALLRAWLSPAPLMILDEATCHLDPATEARLEEAFADRPGTLVVIAHRVSSALRARRVLLLDGRVALLDSHRGLLDRSAAYRELVGYGEADLLRSSPTPGRSAPLPAGYAPRSSP is encoded by the coding sequence GTGAGCGCGGTCGGCGAGGTGACCCGGGCCGCGCTGCGGGCGCGCCGCGCCGAGCTGTGCCGGTTGGCGGGCTGGTCGGTGGCCGAGGCGTTGCCGGCGGGGCTGGCCGGGCTGCTCACCGCGCGGGCCGTCGACGACGGCTTCCTGGCCGGGCGCCCGGCGACCGGGCTGCTCTGGTTGGGCCTGCTCGCGGCCGCCGTGCTCGTCGGCGCGGTGGGCACCAACCGGGCGTACGCGCTGCTCGGAGACGTGGTGGAGCCGTTCCGCGACGATCTGCTGCGCCGGGTGGTCGTCGGCGCGCTGGCCGGCGCGACGGGTGGTCGCGGCGACGACGCGGCGGTGGCCCGGCTGACCCACCAGGTCGAGATGGTGCGGGACACCTACGCCGGCCTGTTGATGGTGGTGCGCGGCTTCCTGTTCGCCGCCGGCGCCGCCGTCGTCGGCCTGTTCTCCCTGGCCGCGCCGGTCGCGTTGCTGGTGACCGTGCCGGTGCTGGCCGGCCTGGGGCTGTTCGCGGCGGCCCTGCCGGCGATGATCGCCCGGCAGCGGCAGTACGTGCTGGCCGACGAGCGGCTGGGCCGGGTCGCGGTCACCGCCGTCGCCGGTCATCGCGACGTCACAGTCAGCGGCGCGCGGGACCGGACCACCCGCTGGGTCGGCGGGTACGTCGACGACCAGGCGCGGGTGGAGCGACGGTTGGCCACCATGGCCGCCACCCGGGGCTTGACCCTGGCCGTGGGCGGCTGGGTGCCGGTGCCGGTGGTGCTCCTGGCCATCCCGTGGCTGGTCCGGCAGGGGCTCGGGCCGGGCGCGGTGCTCGGCGCCCTGGTCTACGTCGTGCGTGGCGTGCAACCCGCCCTGCACACCCTCGTCCAGGGGGTGGCCGCCGGCGGGCTGCGCTTCGCCGTCACCCTCGACCGGCTGCTGCGCGCGGACGTCCCGGTGCGCCCCCCGGCGCCAGCCACCGCCCGGGTCCCGCGGCAGACCGCGCCGGCGCTGTCCCTGCGCGGGGTGACCTTCCGGTACGGCCCGCACGCCGACCCGGTGCTCGACGGACTCGACCTCGACGTGCCGGCCGGGGACCACCTGGTGATCGTGGGCGCGAGCGGGATCGGCAAGTCCACCCTGGCCGGGCTGATGGCCGGGGTGCTGTCGCCGCAGGCCGGCACGGTGCGCGTCGGCGGGCTGCCGGTGGCCGGCGCCACGCCGGCGGAGCTGGCCGGCCGGCGCGTCCTGATCCCGCAGGAGGCGTACGTCTTCACCGGCACGGTGCGGGAGAACCTGACGTACCTGCGGCCCGACCTGCCGGACCCGGCGATCACCCGGGCGGCGACCCGGCTCGGGCTGACCGGGTTGGTGGACCGGCTCGGCGGCTACGACGCGACGCTGCGCCCGGCGGACCTCTCCGCCGGGGAACGTCAGCAGCTGGCGCTGCTGCGCGCCTGGCTCTCCCCCGCGCCCCTGATGATCCTCGACGAGGCGACCTGCCACCTGGACCCGGCGACCGAGGCGCGGCTGGAGGAGGCCTTCGCCGACCGGCCCGGCACGCTGGTGGTCATCGCGCACCGGGTCAGCTCGGCGCTGCGCGCCCGCCGGGTGCTGCTGCTCGACGGGCGGGTCGCGCTGCTCGACAGCCACCGGGGCCTGCTGGACCGCTCGGCCGCGTACCGGGAACTGGTCGGCTACGGGGAGGCGGACCTGCTCAGATCCAGCCCGACTCCCGGGCGATCCGCACCGCTTCCAGCCGGGTACGCGCCCCGGTCTTCGCCATGA
- a CDS encoding ABC transporter ATP-binding protein: protein MTPADRLLLRTVGSAGWWTPVLAVVAVVGVAAELALPATLGRAVDAAVGTAPGASSGHWLAAVVGLIAVLVTTGAVRDYGTGAATARSVAGLRHALARHIFALDPRIAARRPVGDLVGRLVGQVADAGQAAPTVVLAGTVLLPPLGSLVALTLIDPWLGLTFVVGLLLLGVLLRSFVADASAAVAGYQQAQGELAGRMVEALAGARTIAAAGTADLEVARVLTPVAALRAHGARTWTVLAGAATRGAVVNPLLQLAVVAVGGLSLAAGRMTPGELLAALQYAALGAGLGTVVGALNKAVRVRAGCRRAADVLGDPVRRYGTRRLPPGPGELELREVSVRGDDGRLLLDRVDLRIPGGTLLVVVGPSGAGKSLLAAVAGRLRDPDSGEVRLDGVPLTELAPAALHAAVGYGFERPVLVGDTVGEAVGCGADPVPVSRAAAIHDFVERLPERWRTPLAEVAMSGGERQRLGLARALRAGRLLVLDDATSSLDTVTEYRVTRTLTGPGDRRTRIVVSHRVGMAARADLVAWVDGGRVRAVGPHRVLWDDPDYRAVFRA, encoded by the coding sequence ATGACCCCGGCCGACCGGCTCCTGCTGCGTACCGTCGGGTCCGCCGGCTGGTGGACCCCGGTGCTGGCCGTGGTCGCCGTGGTCGGCGTGGCCGCCGAGCTGGCACTGCCCGCGACCCTCGGCCGCGCGGTCGACGCCGCCGTCGGTACGGCGCCGGGCGCCTCGTCCGGTCACTGGCTCGCCGCGGTGGTCGGGCTGATCGCCGTGCTGGTCACCACCGGCGCGGTACGGGACTACGGCACGGGCGCGGCCACCGCCCGTTCGGTGGCCGGGCTGCGGCACGCGCTGGCCCGACACATCTTCGCCCTCGATCCGCGGATCGCCGCCCGCCGTCCGGTGGGCGACCTGGTGGGCCGGCTGGTGGGCCAGGTGGCCGACGCCGGGCAGGCCGCCCCGACCGTCGTGCTGGCCGGCACGGTGCTGCTGCCGCCGCTGGGCAGTCTGGTGGCGCTCACCCTGATCGACCCGTGGCTGGGCCTCACCTTCGTGGTGGGGCTCCTGCTGCTCGGCGTGCTGCTGCGCAGCTTCGTCGCCGACGCCTCGGCCGCGGTCGCCGGCTACCAGCAGGCGCAGGGGGAACTCGCCGGCCGGATGGTGGAGGCGCTCGCCGGGGCGCGGACCATCGCCGCCGCCGGCACCGCCGACCTGGAGGTCGCGCGGGTGCTGACGCCGGTCGCCGCGCTGCGCGCGCACGGCGCGCGGACCTGGACCGTGCTGGCGGGCGCGGCGACCCGCGGCGCGGTGGTCAACCCGTTGCTGCAACTGGCCGTCGTCGCCGTCGGCGGGCTGTCGCTGGCCGCCGGGCGGATGACCCCCGGCGAGCTGCTGGCCGCCCTGCAGTACGCGGCGCTCGGCGCCGGCCTGGGCACCGTGGTCGGCGCCCTGAACAAGGCGGTCCGGGTACGGGCCGGCTGCCGGCGCGCGGCCGACGTGCTCGGTGACCCGGTCCGCCGGTACGGCACCCGGAGGCTGCCTCCCGGACCGGGCGAGCTGGAGCTGCGGGAGGTGAGCGTGCGGGGCGACGACGGGCGTCTGCTGCTCGACCGGGTCGACCTGCGGATCCCCGGCGGGACGCTGCTCGTCGTCGTCGGGCCGTCCGGGGCGGGCAAGTCGCTGCTCGCCGCCGTCGCCGGACGACTGCGGGACCCGGACTCCGGCGAGGTACGCCTGGACGGCGTGCCGCTGACCGAGCTGGCCCCGGCGGCGCTGCACGCGGCGGTGGGCTACGGGTTCGAGCGGCCGGTGCTGGTCGGTGACACGGTCGGCGAGGCGGTCGGGTGCGGCGCCGACCCGGTGCCGGTGAGCAGGGCGGCGGCCATCCACGACTTCGTCGAGCGACTGCCCGAACGCTGGCGCACGCCGCTGGCCGAGGTCGCCATGTCGGGCGGCGAACGGCAGCGGCTCGGGCTGGCCCGCGCGCTGCGCGCCGGACGGCTGCTGGTCCTCGACGACGCCACGTCCAGCCTGGACACCGTCACCGAGTACCGGGTGACCCGGACGCTGACCGGGCCGGGCGACCGGCGTACCCGGATCGTGGTCAGCCACCGGGTCGGCATGGCCGCGCGGGCGGACCTGGTGGCCTGGGTGGACGGTGGGCGGGTCCGCGCGGTCGGCCCGCACCGGGTGCTCTGGGACGACCCCGACTACCGGGCGGTGTTCCGGGCGTGA
- a CDS encoding SapB/AmfS family lanthipeptide → MALLDLQGMELPAAERTGGGSQASLLLCGDSSLSITTCH, encoded by the coding sequence ATGGCTCTGCTCGACCTCCAGGGAATGGAACTGCCGGCCGCCGAGCGCACCGGTGGCGGCAGCCAGGCCAGCCTGCTGCTCTGCGGCGACAGCTCGCTGAGCATCACCACCTGCCACTGA
- a CDS encoding SapB/AmfS family lanthipeptide, whose amino-acid sequence MALLDLQGMELPAAERTGGGSQASLLLCGDSSLSITTCK is encoded by the coding sequence ATGGCTCTGCTCGACCTCCAGGGGATGGAACTGCCGGCCGCCGAGCGCACCGGTGGCGGCAGCCAGGCCAGCCTGCTGCTCTGCGGCGACAGCTCGCTGAGCATCACCACCTGCAAGTGA
- the lanKC gene encoding class III lanthionine synthetase LanKC has protein sequence MDERYDSYCAVDPLFYDSLASASTVVAGYATDRPVPAGWECEVKDDWLIHGPVDGSLPRQGWKIHVSARLDNAERVLTRVMDYCQPRGIPFKHLRGPRMLLMRNSKYARRAGSGKFITVYPRDDAELELTAKELAALLDGEQGPYILSDLRYGDGPVYLRYGGFAARYCLSPDGQVVPAIEDASGSLVPDRRDPVFHVPEWVTLPDFLAPHLAARNAASTTELPYRIEKVIHFSNGGGLYEARDTRTGDRVVLKEARPYAGLDATGADAVTRLRREAEVLRQLADVPHLVRVDDEFSFGGHEFLALAFVEGRPLNQLVVERYPLVHLDADRAAYTRWALDVHRQVTEAVDAIHAHGIVYGDLHMFNILVGDDGTATLVDFEVAAPADAAGRPALRNQAFAAPRDRTGLDVDRYALACLRLALFLPLTAMLRLAPEKAAHLADVVAENFPVPRDLLDETVAVIVGGRAEAPDGHAGAPDERAAAPAGTSGAVRIDPDDWPGLRDRLAGAIAASATPHRDDRLFPGDIRQFTGSDGGLNLAHGAAGVLWALRASGASTEREHERWLIDRVREPASGSRLGFYDGLHGIAYVLDRLGHRDEALRLLDLCLDQPWTELGNDLMGGLSGVALNLTHFAGLTGERRYADAARQAVDLVVERLGDVDSVAEVSGGRHPYAGLTRGGAGVALMLLRRYEVDRDPVLLDHAATALRQDLRRCVQRDAGHLEVNEGWRTMPYLAEGSVGIGLVLDQYLRHRPDQQFETAAAAIRRCADFPFYAQSGLFAGRAGIVTYLAGRGEYDAARQQARLLSWHALPYRGLTAFPGDQLLRLSMDLATGTAGVLTALAATRPAEATRLPFLTPLPDARPPSEAGPRPDLRPLPTATPAGSAG, from the coding sequence ATGGATGAACGGTACGACTCGTACTGCGCGGTCGATCCGCTCTTCTACGACTCGTTGGCCAGTGCGAGCACCGTGGTCGCCGGCTACGCGACGGACCGCCCGGTGCCGGCCGGCTGGGAGTGCGAGGTCAAGGACGACTGGTTGATCCACGGTCCGGTCGACGGCTCGCTCCCCCGGCAGGGTTGGAAGATCCACGTGTCGGCCCGGCTGGACAACGCCGAACGGGTGCTGACCCGGGTGATGGACTACTGCCAGCCACGCGGCATCCCGTTCAAGCACCTGCGCGGGCCGCGGATGCTGCTCATGCGCAACAGCAAGTACGCCCGCCGTGCCGGCAGCGGCAAGTTCATCACCGTCTACCCGCGCGACGACGCCGAGCTGGAGCTGACCGCCAAGGAACTCGCGGCGCTGCTCGACGGCGAGCAGGGGCCGTACATCCTCAGCGACCTGCGCTACGGCGACGGGCCGGTCTACCTGCGCTACGGCGGCTTCGCCGCCCGGTACTGCCTCTCCCCAGACGGGCAGGTGGTGCCGGCCATCGAGGACGCGAGCGGCAGCCTGGTGCCGGACCGCCGTGACCCGGTCTTCCACGTCCCGGAGTGGGTCACCCTGCCCGACTTCCTCGCCCCGCACCTGGCCGCCCGCAACGCGGCGAGCACCACCGAGCTGCCGTACCGGATCGAGAAGGTGATCCACTTCTCCAACGGCGGCGGCCTGTACGAGGCCCGGGACACCCGCACCGGGGACCGGGTGGTGTTGAAGGAGGCCCGACCGTACGCGGGACTGGACGCCACCGGCGCGGACGCGGTGACCCGGCTGCGGCGGGAGGCCGAGGTGCTGCGGCAGCTCGCGGACGTGCCGCACCTGGTGCGGGTGGACGACGAGTTCAGCTTCGGCGGGCACGAGTTCCTGGCCCTGGCGTTCGTCGAGGGCCGCCCGCTCAACCAGCTGGTGGTGGAGCGCTACCCGCTGGTCCACCTCGACGCCGACCGCGCCGCGTACACCCGCTGGGCGTTGGACGTGCACCGGCAGGTGACCGAGGCGGTGGACGCCATCCACGCCCACGGGATCGTCTACGGCGACCTGCACATGTTCAACATCCTGGTCGGCGACGACGGGACCGCCACGCTGGTCGACTTCGAGGTCGCCGCGCCCGCCGACGCGGCGGGCCGGCCGGCGCTGCGCAACCAGGCCTTCGCCGCCCCGCGCGACCGCACCGGCCTGGACGTCGACCGGTACGCCCTGGCCTGCCTGCGGCTGGCGCTGTTCCTGCCGCTGACGGCGATGCTGCGGCTCGCCCCGGAGAAGGCGGCGCACCTGGCCGACGTGGTGGCCGAGAACTTCCCCGTGCCCCGCGACCTGCTCGACGAGACCGTCGCCGTGATCGTCGGCGGCCGGGCCGAGGCGCCGGACGGTCACGCCGGGGCACCGGACGAACGGGCCGCGGCGCCGGCGGGCACCAGCGGTGCCGTCCGGATCGACCCGGACGACTGGCCGGGACTGCGCGACCGCCTCGCCGGCGCGATCGCCGCCAGCGCCACCCCGCACCGCGACGACCGGCTCTTTCCCGGCGACATCCGGCAGTTCACCGGCAGCGACGGCGGGCTGAACCTCGCCCACGGCGCGGCCGGGGTGCTGTGGGCGTTGCGCGCGAGCGGCGCGTCCACCGAGCGGGAACACGAGCGGTGGCTGATCGACCGGGTACGCGAACCCGCCTCCGGCAGCCGGCTCGGCTTCTACGACGGGCTGCACGGCATCGCGTACGTGCTGGACCGGCTCGGGCACCGCGACGAGGCGCTGCGGTTGCTCGACCTCTGCCTGGACCAGCCGTGGACGGAGCTGGGCAACGACCTGATGGGCGGCCTCTCCGGCGTCGCGCTGAACCTGACCCACTTCGCCGGACTCACCGGCGAGCGGCGGTACGCCGACGCGGCTCGGCAGGCGGTCGACCTGGTCGTCGAGCGGCTCGGCGACGTCGACTCGGTCGCCGAGGTCAGCGGTGGCCGGCACCCGTACGCGGGACTGACCCGGGGCGGGGCCGGGGTGGCGCTGATGCTGCTGCGCAGGTACGAGGTCGACCGCGACCCGGTGCTGCTCGACCACGCCGCCACCGCGCTGCGCCAGGACCTGCGCCGGTGCGTGCAGCGCGACGCCGGCCACCTGGAGGTCAACGAGGGTTGGCGGACCATGCCGTACCTCGCCGAGGGCAGCGTCGGCATCGGACTGGTGCTCGACCAGTACCTGCGCCACCGCCCGGACCAGCAGTTCGAGACCGCGGCGGCGGCGATCCGGCGCTGCGCCGACTTCCCGTTCTACGCCCAGTCCGGCCTCTTCGCCGGGCGGGCGGGGATCGTCACCTACCTGGCCGGGCGGGGTGAGTACGACGCGGCGCGGCAGCAGGCCCGGCTGTTGAGCTGGCACGCCCTGCCGTACCGGGGGCTGACCGCCTTCCCCGGTGACCAGCTGCTGCGGCTCTCCATGGACCTGGCCACCGGCACCGCCGGCGTGCTCACCGCCCTCGCGGCGACCCGACCGGCGGAGGCGACCCGGCTGCCGTTCCTGACGCCGCTGCCGGACGCGAGGCCGCCGTCGGAGGCGGGGCCGCGGCCGGACCTGAGGCCGCTGCCGACCGCGACGCCGGCGGGATCGGCCGGCTGA
- a CDS encoding MDR family MFS transporter, with amino-acid sequence MTTTAPPADVSEVVGTRMSRREVLQALSGLMVGMFVSILASTVVANALPRIIADLQGSQTVYTWIVTSELLAMTATVPLWGKMADLYSKKLLIQLSLGLFVVGSLIAGFTPNVEVLLVSRVVQGIGAGGMTALATIVMAAMIPPRELGRYAGIFGAVFGVGTIAGPLIGGLLVDTSWLGWRWCFLIGVPFTILSIVLLQRTLHLPVVRRTVKIDWLGAVLITSGVSTLLIWSSLAGNKFAWASGWTAAMVTGGVVLLALAVLVESRAAEPIVPLDIFRNRTVSLATVASVLVGVAMFGGTVFLSQYFQISLGKSPTVAGLMSLPMIFGLLVSSTIAGQLITKFGRWKAYLVAGAAVMTVGMLLLSTIDARTSVVVLSIYMAVLGIGVGMLMQNLVLAAQNDVPAHELGAATSALTFFRSMGGAIGVSALGAVLANRVTSLMTEKLGPAAATGGGSAEVPDLSTLPEPVLRIVQDVYGIATADLFLIGAPIALLALVVVLFIKEKPLHTLSGDERRAQEEAAAQVPVH; translated from the coding sequence ATGACCACAACCGCCCCGCCCGCCGACGTGTCCGAGGTCGTCGGCACGCGCATGTCGCGTCGGGAGGTTCTCCAGGCCCTCTCCGGCCTGATGGTGGGCATGTTCGTGTCCATCCTCGCCTCCACGGTGGTGGCGAACGCGCTGCCGCGGATCATCGCCGATCTGCAGGGCAGCCAGACCGTCTACACCTGGATCGTCACCAGCGAACTGCTCGCCATGACGGCGACCGTGCCGCTGTGGGGCAAGATGGCCGACCTGTACAGCAAGAAGCTGCTGATCCAGCTCTCGCTGGGGCTGTTCGTGGTGGGTTCGCTGATCGCGGGCTTCACGCCGAACGTGGAGGTGCTGCTGGTCAGCCGGGTCGTGCAGGGCATCGGTGCGGGCGGCATGACCGCGCTGGCCACGATCGTCATGGCGGCGATGATCCCGCCGCGCGAACTGGGCCGCTACGCCGGCATCTTCGGCGCGGTCTTCGGTGTCGGCACCATCGCCGGTCCGCTGATCGGCGGCCTGCTCGTCGACACGTCGTGGCTGGGCTGGCGCTGGTGCTTCCTGATCGGGGTGCCGTTCACCATCCTGTCCATCGTCCTGCTGCAGCGCACCCTGCACCTGCCGGTCGTCCGCCGCACGGTGAAGATCGACTGGCTGGGCGCGGTGCTGATCACCTCGGGCGTCTCCACGCTGCTGATCTGGTCGTCGCTGGCGGGCAACAAGTTCGCCTGGGCCTCGGGCTGGACGGCCGCGATGGTCACCGGCGGTGTGGTCCTGCTGGCGCTGGCGGTGCTCGTCGAGTCGCGGGCGGCGGAGCCGATCGTCCCGCTGGACATCTTCCGCAACCGCACGGTCTCGCTGGCCACCGTCGCCAGCGTGCTGGTCGGTGTCGCGATGTTCGGCGGCACCGTCTTCCTGTCCCAGTACTTCCAGATCTCGCTGGGCAAGTCGCCGACCGTCGCGGGCCTGATGAGCCTCCCGATGATCTTCGGTCTGCTCGTCTCGTCGACGATCGCCGGCCAGCTCATCACGAAGTTCGGCCGGTGGAAGGCCTACCTGGTGGCCGGCGCCGCGGTGATGACCGTCGGGATGCTGCTCCTGAGCACCATCGACGCCCGCACCAGCGTCGTCGTCCTGTCGATCTACATGGCGGTGCTGGGCATCGGCGTCGGCATGCTCATGCAGAACCTCGTGCTCGCCGCGCAGAACGACGTGCCGGCCCACGAGCTCGGCGCGGCCACCTCCGCGCTGACCTTCTTCCGGAGCATGGGCGGGGCCATCGGGGTCAGCGCGCTCGGCGCCGTCCTGGCTAACCGGGTGACCTCGCTGATGACCGAGAAGCTCGGCCCGGCCGCGGCGACCGGCGGCGGCTCCGCGGAGGTGCCCGACCTGTCCACCCTGCCCGAGCCGGTGCTGCGCATCGTGCAGGACGTGTACGGCATCGCCACCGCCGACCTGTTCCTGATCGGCGCGCCGATCGCGCTGCTCGCGCTGGTCGTCGTGCTGTTCATCAAGGAAAAGCCGCTGCACACCCTCAGCGGCGACGAACGACGCGCCCAGGAGGAGGCGGCCGCGCAGGTGCCGGTGCACTGA
- a CDS encoding acyl-CoA-like ligand-binding transcription factor, whose amino-acid sequence MTVTEQAATGRRDRKKRLTRAALTAAALRLVAERGLEHVTVEEISEAADVSSRTFFNYFTCKDDALIADLAVDRDRVVAGLLAAAPQVPALRAVRLALDEAIDTMESERELWRLRLAVIAQNPALLPRLMAGNIETERAMIQAIAARLGVDSDHGHPALVTAVAGAAFRTAMLRWAADTDGRPLRDFVDEAFAAVVAGLPDPSPAS is encoded by the coding sequence GTGACCGTAACCGAACAGGCCGCCACCGGGCGTCGCGACCGCAAGAAGCGGCTGACGCGGGCGGCGTTGACCGCCGCCGCGCTGCGGCTGGTCGCCGAACGCGGCCTGGAGCACGTGACGGTGGAGGAGATCAGCGAGGCGGCGGACGTCTCCTCACGTACCTTCTTCAACTACTTCACCTGCAAGGACGACGCGCTCATCGCCGACCTGGCGGTCGACCGCGACCGCGTCGTGGCCGGGCTGCTCGCCGCCGCGCCGCAGGTGCCGGCGCTGCGGGCCGTCCGACTCGCCCTCGACGAGGCGATCGACACGATGGAGTCCGAGCGGGAGCTGTGGCGGCTGCGCCTGGCGGTCATCGCCCAGAATCCCGCGCTGCTGCCCCGCCTGATGGCCGGCAACATCGAGACCGAGCGGGCCATGATCCAGGCGATCGCCGCGCGCCTCGGTGTCGATTCCGACCACGGCCACCCGGCGCTGGTCACCGCGGTGGCCGGCGCCGCCTTCCGCACCGCGATGCTGCGCTGGGCCGCCGACACCGACGGCCGGCCACTGCGCGACTTCGTGGACGAGGCGTTCGCCGCGGTCGTCGCCGGCCTGCCGGATCCGTCGCCCGCCTCCTGA
- a CDS encoding FAD-dependent monooxygenase has product MTAVDVLVVGAGPTGLAMAAQLAAFGVPVRLVDRAVDRAHESRALAIQPRTLEVLAGLGVTDELLAGGNPTVRLCLHAHGGVRAVPLFDLGLADTAYPHLLFLSQAETERILGEHLAAAGLGVERGVELVGMDQTGDGVAATLRHADGREEPVSARYVVGCDGAHSTVRHLAGIGFEGGAYPQTFVLADLEADGVADGAAHAFLSGQGPLFLFPLRHPASWRLLVMRPPADAPPPESPVTLDEVQALADTYTGATVRLHDPVWMTNFRLHHRAATRYRAGRVFLAGDAAHIHSPAGAQGMNTGIQDAVNLGWKLAHALRGGADPSLLDTYHAERAPVGRMVLRFTDRAFTAATSTNPVVRFVRGRLAPALIPAVLAPRFVRATAFRTVSQLAIGYRRSPLSTDGPRPPRKGPRAGDRLPDAPLSGADGGTLHRLTAAPRWHLLLCGPPAAWSTGETAGLAQRYPGRLTLHRLTETDSTGGAVPRARALRRLGLAPGASAAYLVRPDGHVGYRSGGTDLAGLTAYLDRWLPS; this is encoded by the coding sequence GTGACCGCCGTCGACGTGCTCGTGGTCGGGGCGGGGCCCACCGGGCTGGCCATGGCGGCGCAGCTGGCCGCCTTCGGCGTGCCGGTCCGCCTGGTCGACCGCGCGGTCGACCGGGCCCACGAGTCGCGGGCGTTGGCGATTCAACCGCGCACCCTGGAGGTCCTCGCCGGCCTGGGCGTGACGGACGAGTTGCTGGCCGGCGGCAACCCCACGGTCCGGCTCTGCCTGCACGCTCACGGCGGGGTGCGGGCGGTGCCGCTGTTCGACCTGGGCCTGGCGGACACGGCGTACCCCCATCTGCTGTTCCTGTCCCAGGCGGAGACCGAACGCATTCTGGGCGAGCACCTGGCGGCGGCCGGGCTCGGCGTCGAGCGGGGCGTCGAGCTGGTGGGGATGGACCAGACCGGGGACGGCGTGGCGGCGACCCTGCGGCACGCCGACGGTCGCGAGGAACCGGTGTCGGCCCGGTACGTGGTGGGCTGCGACGGCGCGCACAGCACCGTGCGCCACCTCGCCGGGATCGGATTCGAGGGCGGCGCGTACCCGCAGACGTTCGTCCTGGCCGACCTGGAGGCCGACGGCGTCGCCGACGGCGCGGCGCACGCGTTCCTTTCCGGACAGGGGCCGTTGTTCCTCTTCCCGCTGCGGCACCCGGCCAGCTGGCGGCTGCTGGTGATGCGCCCACCCGCCGACGCGCCCCCGCCCGAGTCGCCGGTCACCCTCGACGAGGTGCAGGCGCTCGCCGACACCTACACCGGCGCGACGGTGCGGCTGCACGACCCGGTCTGGATGACCAACTTCCGGTTGCACCATCGCGCCGCCACCCGCTACCGCGCCGGACGGGTGTTCCTGGCCGGCGACGCGGCGCACATCCACAGCCCGGCCGGCGCGCAGGGCATGAACACCGGCATCCAGGACGCGGTCAACCTCGGGTGGAAACTCGCCCACGCGCTGCGCGGCGGCGCCGATCCGAGCCTGCTGGACACCTACCACGCCGAGCGGGCGCCGGTCGGCCGGATGGTGCTGCGCTTCACCGACCGGGCCTTCACCGCGGCCACCTCCACCAACCCGGTCGTCCGCTTCGTCCGCGGCCGCCTCGCCCCCGCGTTGATCCCGGCGGTGCTCGCCCCCCGGTTCGTGCGGGCCACCGCCTTCCGCACGGTGTCGCAGCTTGCCATCGGCTACCGGCGGAGCCCGCTGTCGACCGACGGCCCGCGCCCGCCGCGCAAGGGCCCCCGGGCGGGGGACCGGCTCCCCGACGCGCCGCTTTCCGGCGCCGACGGTGGCACGCTCCACCGGCTCACCGCGGCGCCCCGGTGGCACCTGCTGCTCTGCGGCCCACCGGCCGCCTGGTCGACGGGCGAGACGGCCGGACTGGCGCAGCGGTACCCCGGCCGGCTCACCCTGCACCGGCTGACCGAAACCGACAGCACGGGGGGAGCAGTCCCCCGGGCCCGCGCGCTGCGCCGGCTCGGCCTGGCCCCCGGCGCCAGCGCTGCGTACCTGGTCCGCCCCGACGGCCATGTCGGCTACCGGTCGGGCGGCACGGACCTGGCGGGGTTGACGGCCTACCTGGACCGCTGGCTTCCCTCGTGA
- a CDS encoding HAD-IA family hydrolase — MDVSSVGAVLLDMDGTLVDSDAAVEGAWRVWAAEYGVDPEAVLAIAHGSPADRTVRRLLPGLDDAAVAAAADWQLALQYDDLSDVTATRGAPALLATLARLGLPWAVVTSADSRLAKARLGAAGIDAPVLVTVEDVTVGKPDPQGYLRAAELLDVPPARCLVVEDAEVGLRAGRAAGAMTAALKGLDGDLRLDDLGQLAELLAGARPRP, encoded by the coding sequence ATGGACGTGTCGTCGGTCGGTGCGGTGCTGTTGGACATGGACGGCACTCTGGTGGACTCCGACGCCGCGGTGGAGGGGGCGTGGCGGGTGTGGGCGGCAGAGTACGGCGTCGACCCGGAGGCGGTGCTGGCGATCGCGCACGGCAGTCCTGCCGACCGCACGGTGCGGCGACTGCTGCCGGGCCTGGACGACGCCGCGGTGGCCGCGGCAGCGGACTGGCAGCTGGCGTTGCAGTACGACGACCTGTCCGACGTGACCGCCACCCGTGGTGCGCCGGCGCTGCTGGCGACGCTGGCACGGCTCGGGCTGCCGTGGGCGGTGGTGACCAGCGCCGACAGCCGGCTGGCGAAGGCCCGGCTCGGCGCGGCGGGGATCGACGCGCCGGTGCTGGTCACGGTCGAGGATGTCACGGTGGGAAAGCCGGACCCGCAGGGCTACCTGCGCGCCGCCGAGCTGCTCGACGTGCCGCCGGCGCGGTGCCTGGTCGTGGAGGATGCCGAGGTCGGCCTGCGGGCCGGGCGGGCCGCCGGCGCGATGACCGCCGCACTGAAGGGGTTGGACGGCGACCTTCGCCTCGATGACCTGGGCCAGTTGGCGGAGCTGCTGGCCGGAGCGCGGCCGCGTCCGTAG